CAAGAAAAAGTCTGTGTAAAAACgtgaaatagaaatattacTTTAAGTAGACATTTTATTGAGGGAGCGATGATTAGGTacgctcgaccgccaccaaagggaagatcttccgccaggctaggtgttatgcctggggaaccgcgagGATGTTGAGttccgacgatgttgagtcggaggttgtatatatgctccaatccgtgaaatctttgctagCGCGATTTTGATTTTTCGCTGTTTTAGAGTGATAGCGTGGTGCGATTTTATTTCGGTGACTTGTAAAGAAGTCACAAATTCATACGTACACCTACAATTCATTGCTTTCTCATCTTTACTTTGAAAATTtacacaatatacatacataaacaaaaaaaatatgcaaatacattatttaagtTGATTTTTTGattgtcataaaatataaacattaattgATCATAAACCTATTATTTGGTAAATCAACGGTTTCCTGAATAGCAACAACTAACAATTGTGGGTCAGAAGAAGACCTACTTTCTGAATTTGTTGGCCTTATGATGCAGAAACCACATGACTGCAAACAGACAACTCGGGGGGCTGGTCAGTGGGCCGGGGGAGCTCACGTATTCTTCAACCTCATTTATGTTCATTTCaactatttcaattaattccTCGTCTACACCGCCACCTAAAAAGTGTTTTCATCTTGTTATCATATCGgaaatatatctttattaagtatttattattttaccgtgtggtttccagcattaaagcataggaccactcccatttcttgccaatggatgtcgtcaaaagcgactaagggataggcttataaacttaggattcttattttaggcgatgtgctagctcCTGTCACGTACATGGTCTTTCTGCCTGTGAGACTGTtgaccctgtctaccccgtaaaggataaagacgtgattaaatgtatgtatgtattttacaatttcaagTGAAAAGTAAAAGAAGATTATTTTAGCTTTAGTCTAAAGCAGACATGCATGTTGGATTGTTTtagtaaagaaattaaatccagaagtattaaaattttgcagaATTTAACAAACTATTCtaggtttttataaaattggtgTCCATTTTGAAACTTTTGGTCTACATCTTGTAAGCCATATTGACACACATTTGTCACTTTGTCATACATAATCATATGTATGAAGTACAAGAAATTAATGCATGGGGTAAAGAACTGTATGTAGCATCCTtcatctaatattttttttaaaacggaCCTGTCTGTctaccaacaaaaaaaaatgccaaaGAAAAGCCAACATACAAAAACCACCCTATTATGCAGGTTGATACTTACCTTCCTCAACTTTCATGTCATCTGTGACCTCACAGTAAAACAGAGTCTGCAAAGCACCCTGTACTCCGACACCTGACCTGACGGTAGAATTACATAGTTTAATGACATTTACCCACTTCAACTTTCAATTCATCTGTCACTTCGCAATAGAAGAGCAGCTCCCTTGCGCCGGAGTTTTTCCTGATGGTAGAGGTACAATAGATAGATTATCTAtgcaaacaatataaaaacttgGCCATGTCATGCTGTGGATAACGTACAAAgtgagtaaataaaaaagtactattaaaaaaaactagtaacttatttatttaatacctgttatctttataaatatagtgtAATACAATGCAATAGTTAATAATCAGAAAAACTGGTATATGTTGTTACCGCCATCACACAAAAACTATTGCTCTGATTAGAATCTGGTATTCTCAGATAAGTTTTCTCAAAAATTTCTCCCCACCCACTCCTATTAGGTGGTAATACaggggtatttttttttcattttacagcAGACAAAAACACGAGACAACATAACTAAACTATTGTAAAACTAACGCTTTGAATTACTGATACTCTGGTGCAAATGCTGGAATAGTCTGTTATCATATCACATACTGAGGAGCCCGATGCGCCTCTGGCAACAGAGGTGTCTCGACAGCCTTTCGTGTACTTGCACAGATTCTACAATTTAGGTCGCGGAATATAAAAGTCAAATTGCAATGGGTTCCTGCCCATATAGGAATACGTGGTAACGAGGAGGCAGACAAACTTGCAAATGCTGCTTTTTCAGACggaatagaatataatatcCATCCATGCTATTCGGAATATCTAGGAGAATTTAAATTAGTGTGTCAGGATCGGTGGAAAGAACACTTTAATGAACGGTCAAAAACAAAAGGCATATGGTACAAAACTATACAGAGTGAGCCTCCCCGTATACCATGGttcataaaaagtaatttacctAGAAGGAtagtcaaattaataattagagTAAGATCTGGTCATATCCCATCAagaaaatttacttacttaattaaaaaaaccaacTCGCCTAATTGTGAAAATTGTGGTATTGTGGAGGACATATTTCATCTCTTGATGGAATGTGAACAGAACCAAACTGCAAGGaagatttttatagataaatttaagattaataGGCTTGATGTAGGTAGCATACAATGTATTCTGAGCAAACCTGCTTCTGATGCTTCCTTGTGCTTGTGTGGGTTATTGGACTTTTGATAATAATCCACACAAGTATCAAAcctgtaggtatgtaatgtaatttacGATTCTATTAGCACCTTgtgttaaatttaagatttgttACAATGGGACTGACGTGTCTTTAAGACAAAAgtccttaatttaaataaagattaaaaaaaaaaaaaatactgaggAGCCAACATGGTCTTCCCCCTCCTGTTTAATATATCTGCAAATTTGTAGGTAGTTACCTAAAAGCTTGAATAAGTAGATTTAGATATGGGAAATGGTAAAATtcagttttaaatacatacatatcatcatgtctatatcccttgcggggtagacagagccaagtcttgaaagGTCAacagtttgaaatatttttaataaatctttataggAATACCTGTAAGACATAACTCTCTGCAGCTGACTGACATCCACATTGTAGCCACATTCCTCTAAAACCTCCTCTCTAGCTATATCCTCTATGGACAGTTTTTTGTCTATGATGCCGGCACACATCTCTAAGCAGATGCCGAGAGAAGCTGGGTACTTTTCTGTATCTATTACAGAGTTTTCCCGGTCTTCGTCAGATATGCAGTTGTAATAAACAGCTAGACCAGAAAACCTTTAGTTagatcaaaatataattatagtggaaaatgtgaatgcaacaataagtatgtaatttttgtagttattttaagataaaaaaactgtatttaaaaatttcttgaCTGACCTGGACGGAACTGCTTCACAAAAACCAACACTTTTCTAGAAACATTGAATACAATGATAGCCACACTGTCGTGAACGTGAAGGAGGTCCCATGTCTTTCTTTTCCCATTCTGAGTATAATTAAATCTCAAAGGCTTTACATAAGGAGATTCTGGGAGCGGCGTAAGGAACACATCAGTAAGGTCTTCCATAGTACTGAAACAACCTATGCGGACACGcccagatattttttataacgatAACAAGTAAATGTACTTGAAGTGTCGAAGATTTGATTTGTTATAAAACTTGAGAAAaggaattaataaatttattgaaattagtAGTCTGTCGGCATTCAAATgtcaacatcaaatcaaatctgATAAAAAATTACCCGTTTTGACATAAATGCATTTGAGTGACAATATACATTTCTCAAAATCAGCAcaagaatttttttctttagtctTATCCTTCTTGTAGGTATTGGCCAtgtataacttaaaaaattataaatgtctgCTTGACACTGATAGTGACAGCTGGATTATTACTTTAGATGTCGGTCTGTGTTTAATTTGACTTCGCATTTTTTGAGTTGGTGTTTTGTTGAGTGAAAATTGTTCTTTTTCGATAAATATTCACAtgtgaatgaaattaaattgacaAGACTACTAAtctaaaatactatttaactatttttagCAAGGTTAATAAATATGGCCAAAAATTCAAGGTCAGGATTTGTTATCAAACTATCCTGTGAAACTGTTCAAAAACTAGAAGAGGAGAAAGAGCaggctaaaattaaaaaagatgaagaacgtgaaaatgaaaataatgatgacAACAAAATTCCGGAAAAGGTGGAAAATTCAGAACAACATTTGGAGGTTATAACTGAAGGCTCGGTTGCTAAACAATCAGATAATAAGGCAATAGATGAATCTAAAAGGAAACCAGATCCTAAGAAAGAGAGTGAAGAAATATCAGATAAAACCAAGG
The sequence above is drawn from the Amyelois transitella isolate CPQ chromosome 18, ilAmyTran1.1, whole genome shotgun sequence genome and encodes:
- the LOC106137437 gene encoding uridine diphosphate glucose pyrophosphatase NUDT14; this translates as MEDLTDVFLTPLPESPYVKPLRFNYTQNGKRKTWDLLHVHDSVAIIVFNVSRKVLVFVKQFRPAVYYNCISDEDRENSVIDTEKYPASLGICLEMCAGIIDKKLSIEDIAREEVLEECGYNVDVSQLQRVMSYRSGVGVQGALQTLFYCEVTDDMKVEEGGGVDEELIEIVEMNINEVEEYVSSPGPLTSPPSCLFAVMWFLHHKANKFRKSYKLTCGECKMVKI